A window of Rattus norvegicus strain BN/NHsdMcwi chromosome 14, GRCr8, whole genome shotgun sequence contains these coding sequences:
- the LOC100361879 gene encoding ATP synthase subunit epsilon, mitochondrial-like, translated as MVAYWQQAGLSYIRFSQICAKAVRDALKTEFKANAEKTSGSSIKTVKVKKPD; from the coding sequence ATGGTGGCTTACTGGCAACAGGCTGGACTCAGCTACATCCGGTTCTCCCAGATCTGTGCAAAAGCAGTGAGGGATGCCCTGAAGACCGAGTTCAAAGCGAACGCTGAGAAGACTTCGGGCAGCAGCATAAAAACAGTGAAAGTGAAGAAGCCTGACTGA